In Rattus norvegicus strain BN/NHsdMcwi chromosome 3, GRCr8, whole genome shotgun sequence, a genomic segment contains:
- the Lzts3 gene encoding leucine zipper putative tumor suppressor 3 isoform X3 has protein sequence MPGVLHIIRFLLKIAVREENCSSGWLGRLVQGRTAGSGRARTSRESHMAPADLASEGPKLEDPPAPHLFGKCPSGLIMAKLETLPVRADPGRDPLLAFAPRPAELGPPDPRLTMGSVGGGVTHAQEFPMKSVGTRTGGGGSQGSFPGPRSSGSGTNRERPGPGRYPSEDKVLANSLYLNGELRGSDHTDVCGNVVGSSGGSSSSGGSDKAPPQYREPNHPPKLLTTSGKLDQCSEPLVRPSAFKPVVPKNFHSMQNLCPPQTNGTPEGRQGPAGLKGGLEKSRTMTPAGGSGGGGLSDSGRNSLTSLPTYSSSYSQHLAPLSASTSHINRIGTPGYSSGGGGGGSGYQDLGTSDSGRASSKSGSSSSMGRSGHLGSGEGGNGGLPFAACSPPSPSALIQELEERLWEKEQEVAALRRSLEQSEAAVAQVLEERQKAWERELAELRQGCSGKLQQVARRAQRAQQGLQLQVLRLQQDKKQLQEEAAQLIRQREELEDKVCQKAGEISLLKQQLKDSQADVSQKLSEIVGLRSQLREGRASLREKEEQLLSLRDSFGSKQASLELSEGELPPACLKPALTPVDLVEPQEALASCESDEAKMRRQAGVAAAASLVSVDGEVDAGGEGGTRALRREVGRLQAELAAERRARERQGASFAEERRVWLEEKEKVIEYQKQLQLSYVEMYQRNQQLERRLRERGAAGGSSTPTPQHGEEKKAWTPSRLERIESTEI, from the exons ATGCCAGGCGTTTTACACATAATCCGTTTCCTCCTTAAAATCGCTGTCAG agaagaaaactgTAGTTCGGGATGGCTTGGTCGGCTAGTCCAAGGTCGCACAGCTGGTTCTGGCCGAGCCCGGACTTCGAGAGAGAGCCATATGGCCCCTGCAGACCTGGCCTCGGAGGGTCCCAAGCTTGAGGACCCGCCGGCCCCCCACCTCTTTGGAAAG TGCCCTTCTGGCTTAATCATGGCGAAGCTGGAGACATTACCTGTGCGCGCTGACCCAGGGAGGGATCCTCTCCTGGCCTTTGCTCCCCGGCCTGCTGAGCTTGGACCCCCAGATCCCCGCCTGACTATGGGCAGTGTGGGTGGTGGGGTGACCCATGCTCAGGAGTTTCCTATGAAAAGCGTGGGCACTCGAACAGGGGGTGGGGGCAGCCAGGGCAGTTTCCCTGGTCCAAGAAGCAGTGGTAGTGGGACCAACAGGGAGAGACCTGGCCCTGGCCGCTACCCATCAGAGGACAAGGTTCTCGCCAACTCTCTCTACCTCAATGGCGAGCTGCGAGGCAGTGACCACACAGATGTCTGTGGTAATGTGGTGGGCAGCAGTgggggcagcagcagcagtgggggCAGCGACAAGGCTCCCCCCCAGTATCGTGAACCCAATCACCCACCCAAGCTCCTGACCACCTCTGGCAAGCTAGACCAG TGCTCAGAGCCACTAGTTCGGCCATCAGCCTTCAAGCCTGTTGTACCCAAGAACTTCCATTCCATGCAGAACCTGTGTCCTCCACAGACCAATGGGACCCCTGAAGGACGACAGGGCCCTGCAGGCCTCAAAGGCGGACTGGAGAAGTCTCGGACCATGACTCCAGCTGGTGGGAGTGGGGGCGGCGGCCTCTCAGACTCAGGCCGGAACTCACTCACAAGCTTGCCCACCTATAGCTCCAGCTATAGCCAGCATCTGGCACCCCTCAGTGCTTCCACCAGCCATATCAACCGCATTGGCACTCCGGGCTATAGTAGTGGCGGCGGCGGTGGGGGGTCAGGCTACCaggacctggggacctctgacaGTGGGCGGGCTTCCAGTAAGAGCGGGTCGTCATCATCCATGGGGCGGTCAGGCCACCTGGGATctggggagggcggaaatggagGCCTGCCATTTGCAGCCTGTTCACCACCCTCGCCCAGTGCGCTGATCCAGGAGCTGGAGGAACGGCTgtgggagaaggagcaggaggtggCAGCTCTGCGGCGCAGCCTAGAACAGAGCGAGGCAGCAGTGGCCCAGGTGTTGGAGGAGCGGCAGAAGGCATGGGAGCGGGAGCTAGCCGAGCTCCGGCAGGGCTGCAGTGGAAAGCTGCAGCAGGTGGCCCGCCGTGCCCAGCGTGCCCAGCAGGGCCTACAGCTGCAGGTGCTGCGGTTACAGCAGGACAAGAAACAGCTGCAGGAGGAGGCAGCCCAGCTGATAAGGCAGCGGGAAGAGCTAGAGGACAAG GTGTGCCAGAAGGCCGGTGAGATTTCCCTCCTGAAGCAACAACTGAAGGACTCACAGGCTGATGTGTCGCAGAAGTTGAGTGAGATCGTGGGACTGCGCTCACAGCTCCGGGAGGGTAGGGCCTCGCTCCGGGAGAAGGAGGAACAGCTGCTCAGCTTGAGGGACTCCTTCGGCAGCAAACAGGCCAGCCTGGAGCTGAGTGAAGGCGAGCTGCCCCCTGCCTGCCTCAAGCCTGCACTGACCCCTGTGGACCTGGTTGAGCCACAGGAGGCACTGGCCTCCTGTGAGAGTGACGAGGCCAAGATGCGCCGGCAGGCTGGGGTGGCGGCTGCTGCTTCCCTGGTTTCTGTTGATGGGGAGGTAGATGCTGGGGGAGAGGGTGGGACACGGGCCCTACgcagggaggtggggagactGCAGGCTGAGCTGGCTGCTGAGCGACGTGCCCGTGAGCGCCAGGGTGCCAGCTTTGCAGAGGAGCGCCGGGTGTggttggaggagaaggagaaggtcaTTGAGTACCAGAAGCAGCTCCAGCTGAGTTACGTGGAGATGTACCAGCGCAACCAGCAGCTGGAGCGGCGACTTCGGGAGCGTGGGGCAGCAGGGGGTTCCAGCACGCCTACTCCCCAGcatggagaggagaagaaagcctGGACCCCCTCCCGCCTGGAGCGCATCGAGTCCACAGAAATCTGA